A window of Tatumella citrea genomic DNA:
CTTCCGCTTTCAATGCGCTTCGGCCTTCAGTTGCAGTAGCTTCAGTTGGTCACTGCGCTGCGCCTCATTAGCCAGATTCTGAAAGTCAGGCCAGTGATAGTAACTTTGTGTTGCCGGCAACTGCTGCCTGGATTGACCGGTAAACAGACGTAATTCTCCCAGCGCAGCTATCGATTCTCCCGCACAAACCACTGGCAGAGTAAGAGGCAAACTGGCCTCAGGCTCACCCGGAACCGGGGTCGGGACACGATCTTCACCAGTCAGATAATTACGCTTAAGCACTAAAAATTTTTCAGGCACTGCTCTGTGGCTGTTCCACCATACACCGTCGAGCATATCGAAATGAAAACGAGTTCCTTCAGGAGATTCGGCGCCAAGCTGCAACAGTGCTTCCGGTAACACGGTAGTCATTGCCGTGTTAAAACCACGTTTACTGTAACCATGCCCGGTCAACAAAAGAGTTGCGGCCAGGCGAACCCCGACCATATTCGAATAGAGATCTTCAGGGGAAAATGCAGAAATTCCCTCAGAAAATCCGGGAACCGATTCAAATCCATACCACTGCGCGATTTCGTGCCAGGCTGCTATCTGAAATGCCACTCTTGCTGCTATCCAGACAGCCAGCGTATAAGCAGTAGCGGGATCGTCTGGCGGCCGAAAAGCGTTGAATACCACGACACGTTTTGCCAGTTCATCTTCACCGGGCAAAATGCTGAAGGCTTTTCCCAGCTTTGGGTAAAGCTGGCTGAATATCCAGAACGTCATATCTGCACTGTCCCGGATATGGGCAGTATCGATAAACCCGCCACGCCTGGTATAAATTATGCCATTGTGCTCCTGGTTAAGTCCGGTCAGTGCCAGCAGTGCATTCCAGTGACTATCATTAAAACTGTGCTGACCGGTACTTCCGGCATCAATCACATTATTAATCCGGTAAAAAGGTACAGGTATTCCCGACAAACGGGTTTTCAGTTGATAGCCAAATGCACAACAAGGGCGCAGCCCTTCCGGAGCTGATAACTGCTTAACTACAGGCCAGGCTTCACCGGCCTGCTGCTGTGGGATGTGAGCAAAATCGATGCTGATTGGTAGTCTTGCTTCCGTTGGTGGAATGCAGAATAACAGCGTCACTAATATGACACTCATCCTTGTCTTCAAAATGCTTCTCCTGCCTGAAAATAAAATGCACTACTTCCCTTGCCGACACCGTAGTCCAGCCGGATATTCATCCCGGGTTTAAATTCAAACCGGTACCCTGCCCCAACCGTGGGTAACCAGCGTTCAGCCAGCAATGTTGAAAAACCCGGAGCCATGGTGCCGCTGCCTATCCAGCCAACAATTCCGTGTCTCCAGCTCAATGCCTGACGGTATTCCAGTTGCGTGGTTAACACATCCCGGTCCCGGTAACGGCCCGGGTAATATCCCCGAAAATGGTTACTGTCTCCCAGCAGCGGCAGCATATTCCAGGGGACCTGCCCCCCGGTAAATGCGCCGTTAATTTCAAAGGCAACCACTCGTTTATCATCCAGCGAACGGTATGCACTGAAATGAGTAGTCCAGGCATCAAACCGCGTATCACTGCCGGTCTGTCGCCGGTAACTGATATATTGCAGGCTGGCGTCAATCCCTCGATGTGGATTAGGCACAAAATCACGACTGTCATAACTCAGGCTGAGCAACGGTCCGCTACTCATTACGCCCCGCCCGTCAGCCTGCTGTTCCGGCCCGGGTTTAAAGGTATTGTGAATGCCACCAGCCTGCATATTATTCAGCGACCAGCCAGCGCCCAGATAAGTGTCAGGAGCAATCCGGCGCAAAAGCTGAGGTATTAAACTGATTTCCTGAGAAATGTACTTCACCCGGTTACCATTATGGCTACCGGCAGCAAAGCCCTTTCCCCAGTACCACGTTGGGGTATAGTTCAGCGTCGCTTCTGTGAATAACCGCCATCGATCGTTGTCGTAGAAACTGTAATTGTTCAGATGCAGACCGGCAGCTCCGGTACTACTGGCATAGCCACTAAGCGTGACCGATGAGTTCTGGCTGATATGATCATCCGCATCCGGACGATAAAGGCCGGCGACCACCATACCCAACCCGACACCCAGTTCAGGGGTATAAAATGGGCCGGGCATGATTCCCCAGTCAATACCGTGCCCGGGATCAAACGTCTGGCTGGCTCCTAACGGTGCCAGCCAGTGGTCAATCTGCTCACGGGACGGCAGATACTGCGCAGTGGCAAACGAAGACCACAATGCTCCGCCCAACACCCATCCTTTCAGTGCCCGGCAATGCATCAGAAACGATATTCTCCGGAAACAAAGATACTGTTACGTTGCGCGAAACCCACTTCGGTTGAGATGTTAAAATGGCGGGTGATATTGTACTGAGCACCAATCAGGATATTCCACGGCGATTGCAGATGCTGTTTTACGTCGAAACGTCCGCCGCCATTTTGATTAGCCATCGCCATCAGCTGCTTTAACGACGCCGGCATCGTCAGATCATTCAGGCTTCCCTTAAATTCCTGCTGAACATTCTGATACATGGTTCCTGCCCAGACATTCAGTTTTCCCGGTGACAGACCAATCGCCCGAATTCCCGGGGTATCAAACCGGTAACCGATTCGTGGTGAGACTGTAACTGCATTAATGCTGCCATCGAGAATATCGAAATGGGTCTGGGTATAGTTAAAATCTACCAGTCCGTACCAGTTTCCTACGCCACCTGCCAGCACTGTCCCCACACCGTAAGTTGTGCCCTTAAATTTCAGCTCAAAATTGAGGTTATCGAACTGACCGGCGTTGTGCATGCTGTGGACGATATTGGAAATCAGCTTTTCCAGAATATTGTCTTTAAAATCAGCCGGATCAGAATCGACCCCTATCGCTGAAACCGAATGACCGCGGGTCTTGCCCACAATTCCATAGATATTCCAGAACGGCAGCACCCAGGCATCCAGCCTCAGGGTACGGGTTTTACTGTACTGCCGCGTTTTGCTGGCATCAATTTTGAACATCGTAGAAGGTAGCGCGACATTTCCCAAACCGAGCCCGGTGAAATTGATCGAACTGACATCAATATTCTGCCTGATATTCATGTAGTTAATTCCAATACCGAAAGGTTCTGGCAAGTCATAACCTTTCTGAATGGCTTTATCGCCAAGCAGCGGGAACCAACGATCATAATGCTTTACCGGTATTGCGCTCTTCGCTGTCGAATAACCGGTGACAGCAGCCTGAGAGTCAGTCGTCTTCGGTAGCTGGTACAGAGATGAAATATCCTGAGGTGTGGTGCCGTAAGCGTTACAAAACATGCTCTGAAGAACTAACAGACTGAGTGCCTGATATCTGAATTTCATTGTTTTACGTTCTGCCATTGCCGGAAATAAGGGAAATTTACCCTTACAAAAGGAGTGGGATTATGCAGGACGATATAGTGGAATTATCAGCATAACGTGCTAACAAAAAATAAATATAAGATCATTAATCTGAACAAAAATATTATTTAATAATTATATTCTGCTATGTGAATAATCATTTATCACTTTATATCAACCAGGAAGCTCGCTTATTCCGTAACACGGCTGACAGAGGCCTGGCAGGAGTTTATTCAACAGTGACTAAAAACGGGGAAGAATCAGCAGGAATGAAGTTTTGCGGTAACGGGAGGCAAACGAATCTGATAAATAAAAGCCACAGGTGATGTTATGCGAAATCACCTGTGGCTGGGCGTGGATTATTCTTCAGCAGGCGTGGTTCTGATCAGGTAATCAAAAGCACTCAGTGAAGCTTTAGCTCCTTCACCGCTGGCAACAATAATTTGCTTATATGGCACGGTGGTACAGTCACCGGCAGCAAAAATCCCCTTCTGATTGGTTTCACACTTACTGTCAACTTCGATTTCACCGAAGCGATTCAGAGTGATGCTCTCACTCAGCCATTGAGTGTTAGGCAATAAGCCAATCTGTACGAAGATCCCTGAAACGGCAAGATCATGCTGTTCACTGGTCTGACGGTCCTGATAACGCAGCCCTGTCACTTGTTTACCATCACCGGTCACTTCCTGCGTCAGAGCATTGACGATGACATCAACATTTTTCAGGCTGTGCAGTTTATCCTGCAGTACCTTATCGGCTTTCAGTTCACCGGCGAATTCGAGCAATGTGACATGTTCGGTAATACCGGCCAAATCAATCGCAGCTTCGGCTCCGGAATTTCCTCCGCCAATCACTGCCACACGTTTTCCTTTGAACAACGGACCGTCACAGTGTGGGCAGTAAGTCACACCACGGGTACGGTATTGTTCTTCTCCCGGCACATTCATATTGCGCCAGCGGGCACCGGTCGCCAGGATGACCGAGCGTGCTTTGAGGGTCGCGCCGGATTCAGTGGCCACTGAATGCAATCCACCAGGGACCAGAGCAGGTAATAACTGGCTGGCAGTCTGGGCCTCGATAACATCAATCTGATAGTCAGAAACGTGCTGGCGTAATGCGCCGGCCAGTTTGATGCCTTCGGTCTTTGGTACCGAAATATAGTTTTCGATATCAACAGTATCCAGAACCTGTCCACCAAAACGTTCACCCATTAATCCGGTGCGAATGCCTTTGCGGGCTGCATAAATAGCCGCCGCAACACCGGCAGGGCCACTGCCGACAATCAACACATCATAAGGCTCACGCTGGTTAAGTGCTTCAGCCGCTTTTTTACCGGCACCGGTATCCACTTTAGTGACGATTTCACTCAGTGTCAGACGCCCCTGAGCAAAACTTTCACCGTTCAGGAACACCGCAGGAACGCCCATGATTTCGCGTTGTTCGATTTCATTCTGAAATACGCCACCATCAATGGCAGTATGGGTTACCTGAGGGTTAAGAATCGCCATCAGGTTCAGTGCCTGCACTACATCCGGGCAGTTGTGGCAGGACAGAGAATAATAAGTTTCAAAGTTCAGTTCACCGTCCAGTCCGGCAACCTGAGATAACAATTCCTGACTCTCTTTTGACGGATGACCGCCAGTCTGCAGCAATGCCAGCACCAGAGAAGTAAACTCATGTCCCAGGGGTGATCCGGCAAAACGCGGACCATGGTTCTGGCCTGGCTGAGTAATCATAAATGAAGGTTTACGAACTGCCAGGCTGTCATCCAGCGTCAGAGTTAACTTGTCGGACAGTCCGGTAATTTCATTCAGTAATTCCCGCACTTCACCGGAAGCTTTACTGTCATCCAGAGTCGCGATTAACTCTACCGGACGGGTCAGTTTTTCAAGATAAATACTGAGTTGGTTTTTTAATGTGGTATCGAGCATAGTGATCTCCTGGCAGAAAAACGGGTGCCGTAGCACCCGTATAAAACAGAACAGTGGCTGGCAGGAAGGTTAGATTTTACCCACCAGGTCCAGTGAAGGAGACAGAGTCGCTTCACCTTCTTTCCATTTTGCAGGGCAAACTTCACCAGGGTGAGTCGCCACATACTGAGCCGCTTTCACTTTACGCAGCAGGTCAGATGCATCACGGCCGATACCTTCAGCGGTAATTTCGATAGCCTGGATAACGCCTTCCGGGTCAACGATAAAGGTACCACGGTCAGCCAGACCCTGATCTTCACGCATGATTTCGAAATTACGGGTCAGTGCACCAGTCGGGTCGCCGATCATTGCATAACGGATTTTAGCGATGGTTTCTGAACTGCCATGCCATGCTTTGTGTGTGAAATGGGTATCTGTAGAAACAGAGTAAATATCAACACCCAGTTTCTGGAATTCATCGTAGTGGTCAGCAACATCACCTAATTCAGTCGGGCAGACAAAAGTAAAATCAGCCGGGTAGAAGAAGAAAACGCTCCATTTACCTTCGGTGTCTTTCTCTGTCAGTTCGACGAACTGACCATCTTTAAACGCATTGTTTTTAAACGGTTTGATTTTAGTATTGATAATAGACATTCGTTGCCCTCCGTAAAAAGTAGAGTTCTAAAGTAACCCGTCCAATCCGCGACAACCAATACTCTGTCGTTATCAATTTAATAACTAAAATCTATTAAACGATGCTGTAGTAATGTGCTGAACTGTTTCGCTTAACCTGTTCTCCGGTATAGAGTTTGCCCATGAAAAAGTCTGCGAGTCTTATCATACGGCCGTACTGTGAAGCCGATCGGCCGTTTCTCAGAACATTGTATCTGTCCAGTCGCCGTAATAACTGGCACTGGCTGGCTGGTGATGGCTGGAAGCTGGAAGATTTTGACCCGCTAATTCTTGGTGAGCAGGTATGGGTAGCCATGGCAGAACAGCAACGCGCTGGTTTTGCTGCCTGGTCGCCGGTGAATAATTTCCTGCACAGCCTGTTTGTCAGTCCACAACATCAGGGAACTGGCGTTGGATCCGCTTTGTTACAACAGATTCAACAGCAATTTACTGCTACCGGCAGTCTGAAATGTATGCTGGAAAATCGTACCGCCCACCATTTTTATCTGCAGCATGGCTGGCAGGATATTGCCCGCGGAGAGGGCGAAGAGGGTCCCTATATTCTGATGCATTATCTGCGTCATCACCATTCAGACAGCAATGACGCAGCTGGCGTAATTACAAAGCGCGGAAGCTGATATCGGGGGGAATAATCTCACCCTGCCAGTAGAGTTTTGCCGCCACAGCAGAGGCCATCTGACGATAGAGTTGAGTGAATTCACTCTCCGGTTGGCGGATAACGGTGGGTTCTCCGGCATCCAGATCTTCACGGAGCGAAATATGCAACGGAATCTGCCCCAGTAATTCGATACCATAATCTTCGGTGAGTTTTTCTGCCCCCCCGGTACCGAAAATCGCCTCGTGAAAACCGCACTGGCTACAGATATGCACACTCATATTTTCCACCACCCCCAGCACCGGTACATCGACTTTATTAAACATGACGATACCTTTGCGGGCATCCAGCAGTGCAACATCCTGAGGAGTGGTCACCACCATTGCCGCGGTTACCGGAATATTTTGTGCCAGCGTCAGCTGGATATCACCTGTGCCTGGTGGCATATCAATAATCAGATAATCAAGTTCCGGCCACAGGGTTTCGTTAAGAAGTTGCAGTAATGCTTTGCTGGCCATCGGGCCGCGCCACACCATCGCATTATCTTCGGTCACCAGATAACCTATGGAGTTAGTTGCCAGCCCGTGAGCCATGACAGGAGCCATATGTTTGCCATCCGGAGAGGAAGGGCGCTCATTTTCCGTACCAATCATGAGCGGGATTGATGGCCCATAAATATCGGCATCCAGTAATCCAACCCGCGCACCTTCGGCTATCAATGCCAGTGCCAGATTGATGGCGGTTGAAGACTTACCTACCCCGCCTTTACCCGAGCTGACCGCAATAATATTTTTAACGCCGTGACCTGACGGCAGATTCTTCACCCGTTTCAGAGTTGCTATATCATGAGTCAGACGCCACCCGACGTGCGAGGCTCCGGACAGTTGTTGCAATTCGCTGTTGGTGGCCTGTTGCAGAGCCTCAAAACCGGACTGCCAGGCAAACGGCATTACCAGTTCGACATGCAATACGTTGTCCAGCAGCGCCACATGATGTAATGCGTTCAGCCGGATCAGATCCTGTTGCAGGGTCGGATGTGCAAAGCGTTGTAAGACGGCGCTCACCTGCTGAAACAGAGCTTCCGGTGAATATTGCTGACGGGAATCTGACATCATCCCTTCTCCTTCTGACAGATTACGTTGAAACCACAACGCACAAAAAACCGCTGTTCAGCGGCTATTGTAACAGATTGCCCCGCTGACCTGCGATCCTGCCATTATCCGCCAGCGCTTGTTTACGTTAAGGGTGCCTTCGGTTACCATTCAGAACTCATTTCCAAACCAACAGAAAGCTACGCAAACTATGAATCAGGTCGCTAAAAAAATAATGGTAACGTGCGCTCTGCCGTACGCCAATGGGTCAATCCATCTCGGACATATGCTGGAACACATCCAGGCAGATATCTGGGTACGTTACCAGCGAATGCGTGGCAATACCGTGTGGTTTATTTGTGCTGATGACGCTCACGGTACACCTATCATGCTGAAAGCACAGCAACTCGGAGTGACTCCGGAGCAAATGATTGGTGAGATGAGCCAGGAACATCAGACCGATTTTGCAGGGTTTAATATCAGTTATGATAATTATCACTCTACTCACAGTGACGAAAACCGCGTTCTGTCTGAACAAATTTATGGCCGTCTGAAACAAAACGGTTTTATTAAGAACCGTACCATTTCTCAGCTCTATGACCCGGAAAAAGGCATGTTTTTGCCGGACCGTTTTGTCAAAGGGACCTGTCCGAAGTGTAAATCACCTGACCAGTACGGCGATAACTGCGAAGTCTGCGGAGCAACTTACAGCCCGACGGAGCTGATTGAGCCTAAGTCAGTCGTTTCCGGTGCAACTCCGGTGATGCGCGATTCAGAGCACTTCTTCTTTGATCTGCCATCATTCTCCGCCATGCTGCAGACATGGACCCGTTCAGGGGCTCTGCAGGAGCAGGTGGCTAATAAGATGCAGGAATGGTTCGATTCCGGTCTGCAACAGTGGGATATTTCCCGCGATGCACCCTATTTTGGCTTCGAAATTCCTGATGCTCCGGGCAAATACTTTTATGTCTGGCTGGATGCGCCTATCGGGTATATGGGCTCGTTTAAGAACCTGTGCGATAAACGTGGCGATATCGATTTTGATGAATACTGGAAAAAAGACTCTACTACTGAGCTGTATCATTTTATCGGTAAAGACATTGTCTATTTCCATAGCCTGTTCTGGCCGGCAATGCTGGAAGGCAGCCAGTACCGTAAACCAGACAATCTGTTTGTCCATGGCTACGTGACGGTAAACGGCGCGAAAATGTCGAAATCCCGGGGCACGTTTATTAAAGCCAGTACCTGGTTACAGCACCTGGATGCAGACAGCCTGCGTTACTACTACGCTGCTAAACTCTCTTCACGTATTGATGATATTGATCTCAATCTGGAAGATTTTGTCCAACGGGTTAACGCAGATATCGTCAATAAAGTCGTTAATCTGGCATCACGTAATGCCGGTTTTATTACCAAACGCTTTGACGGAAAACTGTCCGATCATCTGGCTGACCCTGCGCTGTATCAGACCTTTGTCGATGCCAGTGAAAAAATTGGCGATGCCTGGGCAAGCCGTGAATTCAGCCGTGCTATCCGTGAAATTATGGCACTGGCAGACCTGGCAAACCGTTATGTCGATGAGCAGGCTCCGTGGGTCGTTGCTAAACAGGAAGGTCGTGATGCTGACCTGCAGGCCATCTGCTCAATGGGTATTCACCTGTTCCGGATTCTGATGACCTGGCTGAAACCGGTATTACCGGAGCTGGCTCAGCGTACCGAAGCCTTCCTGAACAGTGAACTGACCTGGGACAGCGTGGCACAGCCACTGCTCGGTCATACTGTTGCGCCGTTTAAAGCACTCTACCAGCGCATCGAGATGACGAAAGTCGCGGCACTGGTGGATGCTTCTAAAGAAGACGCCGCACAGACTCCTGCCCCTGCTAAAGCAGAGAAAAAAGCATCTGCCGCGGCCGAAAAGCCAGCTAAAAAGGCCGAAGTTCAGGAAGAAGGCGTTATCAGCATTGATGATTTTGCCAAAGTCGATATGCGCGTCGCGCTGATTGAGCAGGCTGAACTGGTTGACGGCTCCGATAAACTGTTGCGTCTGATGCTGGACGTAGGTGGTGAGAAACGGCAGATTTTCTCAGGGATCCGTGCAGCCTATCCAGACCCGTCAGTATTGGTGGGTCGCCTGACCATTATCGTGGCAAATCTGGCACCGCGTAAAATGCGCTTTGGTGTTTCCGAAGGGATGGTGCTGTCAGCCGGTAATGGCGGCAAAGACCTGTTTATCCTCTCTGCAGACAGCGGCGCTCAGCCCGGAATGCCGGTACGCTAACCGAAGTCTCCTGGTCTGTTAATTAAAAGCCGGTCTCTGCCGGCTTTTTTTTCCTCCGTGTTTTTTCTGTCACCACACGCCAGGCTGTCCTGCGGACAACTTTGCGACAGGTCCCGCATAGTTGCAATCAAAACTGGCGGTTACATTGTACATTTGACAGAGATCACATATAAAAAACTACCGACCTTTGGTTCCCTCAATGAGGCATGGTATGCACCCACGTTACAGCTCCGCTTTTGCGAATCTTGATGCCACCATCCGGCAGGAATTATTGCCGCTGATCGACAGTCCACAATTTAAGGCCATCCTTGATCCGCAAACTATCTCCCGGCTGGTGACCCGAACGGGTTTAGATGAAAACGCACTGGCCCTGGCACTGCTGCCTCTGGCCGCCAGCTGTGCTCTGACGCCGTTATCCAACTTTAATGTCGGAGCCATCGCCCGTGGAACAAGTGGCCACTGGTACTTCGGTGCCAATATGGAGTTTACCGGTGCCCCTTTACAACAAACCGTTCATGCAGAACAAAGTGCGGTAACTCATGCATGGCTGTCCGGCGAGAAAAAACTGGCGGCAATTACCGTCAATTACACTCCGTGCGGACATTGCCGGCAATTTATGAATGAACTGAACAGTGGCGGGTTACTGCAGGTCTGCCTGCCCGGCCAGCCACCACGAACTCTGGCCGAATATCTGCCGGAAGCTTTCGGCCCGGCCGATTTGCAAATTAGTCAGGTGCTGATGGATGAACACACTCAATCTTTTGTCAGCCATGATGAGCCACTGACCAATGCTGCAATTCAGGCAGCGGCCGCCAGCTACGCACCCTATTCCGGCGCTTACAGTGGCGTTGCTCTGTTAAGTGATGATGGTACGGTGTACGCGGGACGTTATGCCGAAAATGCCGCCTATAACCCGTCGTTACCACCGCTGCAATCTGCATTGATTTTAATGAATCTGCGAGGAGGCGACTGCCAGTCAATTCGTCAGGCCGTACTGGCCGAAACATCCGCAGCAAAACTTAGCCAGCACAGTGCGACCCGTGCCACGCTGGAGGCATTGGGTTGTCATCAGCTACAGGTTGTCACCCTGGAGCCAGAGTTCTGAGCATTGCTGTACAATTTTGCGGCATCATTAACAATTTATTGATCTTTTCTACTTATCATTCGGCGCTTAACGCTATATTTTTGTCTGACACTGACATCTTCGGTGTACCTGTGCGGTCACCGGGGTCTATTCTGAGGAGCATGCACGACATGGAACTCGATTACGAGAGCAAACGCCCGTTATACATCCCATATGCGGGTCCTATTCTTCTGGAATTTCCGTTACTTAACAAAGGCAGTGCCTTTACACGGGA
This region includes:
- a CDS encoding DUF4056 domain-containing protein, with the translated sequence MKTRMSVILVTLLFCIPPTEARLPISIDFAHIPQQQAGEAWPVVKQLSAPEGLRPCCAFGYQLKTRLSGIPVPFYRINNVIDAGSTGQHSFNDSHWNALLALTGLNQEHNGIIYTRRGGFIDTAHIRDSADMTFWIFSQLYPKLGKAFSILPGEDELAKRVVVFNAFRPPDDPATAYTLAVWIAARVAFQIAAWHEIAQWYGFESVPGFSEGISAFSPEDLYSNMVGVRLAATLLLTGHGYSKRGFNTAMTTVLPEALLQLGAESPEGTRFHFDMLDGVWWNSHRAVPEKFLVLKRNYLTGEDRVPTPVPGEPEASLPLTLPVVCAGESIAALGELRLFTGQSRQQLPATQSYYHWPDFQNLANEAQRSDQLKLLQLKAEAH
- a CDS encoding BamA/TamA family outer membrane protein — translated: MHCRALKGWVLGGALWSSFATAQYLPSREQIDHWLAPLGASQTFDPGHGIDWGIMPGPFYTPELGVGLGMVVAGLYRPDADDHISQNSSVTLSGYASSTGAAGLHLNNYSFYDNDRWRLFTEATLNYTPTWYWGKGFAAGSHNGNRVKYISQEISLIPQLLRRIAPDTYLGAGWSLNNMQAGGIHNTFKPGPEQQADGRGVMSSGPLLSLSYDSRDFVPNPHRGIDASLQYISYRRQTGSDTRFDAWTTHFSAYRSLDDKRVVAFEINGAFTGGQVPWNMLPLLGDSNHFRGYYPGRYRDRDVLTTQLEYRQALSWRHGIVGWIGSGTMAPGFSTLLAERWLPTVGAGYRFEFKPGMNIRLDYGVGKGSSAFYFQAGEAF
- the ahpF gene encoding alkyl hydroperoxide reductase subunit F, whose product is MLDTTLKNQLSIYLEKLTRPVELIATLDDSKASGEVRELLNEITGLSDKLTLTLDDSLAVRKPSFMITQPGQNHGPRFAGSPLGHEFTSLVLALLQTGGHPSKESQELLSQVAGLDGELNFETYYSLSCHNCPDVVQALNLMAILNPQVTHTAIDGGVFQNEIEQREIMGVPAVFLNGESFAQGRLTLSEIVTKVDTGAGKKAAEALNQREPYDVLIVGSGPAGVAAAIYAARKGIRTGLMGERFGGQVLDTVDIENYISVPKTEGIKLAGALRQHVSDYQIDVIEAQTASQLLPALVPGGLHSVATESGATLKARSVILATGARWRNMNVPGEEQYRTRGVTYCPHCDGPLFKGKRVAVIGGGNSGAEAAIDLAGITEHVTLLEFAGELKADKVLQDKLHSLKNVDVIVNALTQEVTGDGKQVTGLRYQDRQTSEQHDLAVSGIFVQIGLLPNTQWLSESITLNRFGEIEVDSKCETNQKGIFAAGDCTTVPYKQIIVASGEGAKASLSAFDYLIRTTPAEE
- the ahpC gene encoding alkyl hydroperoxide reductase subunit C; the encoded protein is MSIINTKIKPFKNNAFKDGQFVELTEKDTEGKWSVFFFYPADFTFVCPTELGDVADHYDEFQKLGVDIYSVSTDTHFTHKAWHGSSETIAKIRYAMIGDPTGALTRNFEIMREDQGLADRGTFIVDPEGVIQAIEITAEGIGRDASDLLRKVKAAQYVATHPGEVCPAKWKEGEATLSPSLDLVGKI
- a CDS encoding GNAT family N-acetyltransferase, which produces MKKSASLIIRPYCEADRPFLRTLYLSSRRNNWHWLAGDGWKLEDFDPLILGEQVWVAMAEQQRAGFAAWSPVNNFLHSLFVSPQHQGTGVGSALLQQIQQQFTATGSLKCMLENRTAHHFYLQHGWQDIARGEGEEGPYILMHYLRHHHSDSNDAAGVITKRGS
- the apbC gene encoding iron-sulfur cluster carrier protein ApbC, with product MMSDSRQQYSPEALFQQVSAVLQRFAHPTLQQDLIRLNALHHVALLDNVLHVELVMPFAWQSGFEALQQATNSELQQLSGASHVGWRLTHDIATLKRVKNLPSGHGVKNIIAVSSGKGGVGKSSTAINLALALIAEGARVGLLDADIYGPSIPLMIGTENERPSSPDGKHMAPVMAHGLATNSIGYLVTEDNAMVWRGPMASKALLQLLNETLWPELDYLIIDMPPGTGDIQLTLAQNIPVTAAMVVTTPQDVALLDARKGIVMFNKVDVPVLGVVENMSVHICSQCGFHEAIFGTGGAEKLTEDYGIELLGQIPLHISLREDLDAGEPTVIRQPESEFTQLYRQMASAVAAKLYWQGEIIPPDISFRAL
- the metG gene encoding methionine--tRNA ligase codes for the protein MNQVAKKIMVTCALPYANGSIHLGHMLEHIQADIWVRYQRMRGNTVWFICADDAHGTPIMLKAQQLGVTPEQMIGEMSQEHQTDFAGFNISYDNYHSTHSDENRVLSEQIYGRLKQNGFIKNRTISQLYDPEKGMFLPDRFVKGTCPKCKSPDQYGDNCEVCGATYSPTELIEPKSVVSGATPVMRDSEHFFFDLPSFSAMLQTWTRSGALQEQVANKMQEWFDSGLQQWDISRDAPYFGFEIPDAPGKYFYVWLDAPIGYMGSFKNLCDKRGDIDFDEYWKKDSTTELYHFIGKDIVYFHSLFWPAMLEGSQYRKPDNLFVHGYVTVNGAKMSKSRGTFIKASTWLQHLDADSLRYYYAAKLSSRIDDIDLNLEDFVQRVNADIVNKVVNLASRNAGFITKRFDGKLSDHLADPALYQTFVDASEKIGDAWASREFSRAIREIMALADLANRYVDEQAPWVVAKQEGRDADLQAICSMGIHLFRILMTWLKPVLPELAQRTEAFLNSELTWDSVAQPLLGHTVAPFKALYQRIEMTKVAALVDASKEDAAQTPAPAKAEKKASAAAEKPAKKAEVQEEGVISIDDFAKVDMRVALIEQAELVDGSDKLLRLMLDVGGEKRQIFSGIRAAYPDPSVLVGRLTIIVANLAPRKMRFGVSEGMVLSAGNGGKDLFILSADSGAQPGMPVR
- the cdd gene encoding cytidine deaminase — encoded protein: MHPRYSSAFANLDATIRQELLPLIDSPQFKAILDPQTISRLVTRTGLDENALALALLPLAASCALTPLSNFNVGAIARGTSGHWYFGANMEFTGAPLQQTVHAEQSAVTHAWLSGEKKLAAITVNYTPCGHCRQFMNELNSGGLLQVCLPGQPPRTLAEYLPEAFGPADLQISQVLMDEHTQSFVSHDEPLTNAAIQAAAASYAPYSGAYSGVALLSDDGTVYAGRYAENAAYNPSLPPLQSALILMNLRGGDCQSIRQAVLAETSAAKLSQHSATRATLEALGCHQLQVVTLEPEF